A single genomic interval of Oceanithermus profundus DSM 14977 harbors:
- a CDS encoding CopZ family metallochaperone: MIKLKVEGMTCNHCVMAVKKALARVGGVEEVVEVSLERGEALVRGQADPAQLVAAIEEEGYRAQPLG, translated from the coding sequence ATGATCAAACTCAAGGTCGAAGGCATGACGTGCAACCACTGCGTAATGGCGGTCAAGAAGGCGCTCGCGAGGGTGGGCGGCGTGGAGGAAGTGGTCGAGGTCAGCCTCGAGCGCGGCGAGGCGCTGGTCCGGGGTCAGGCCGATCCCGCCCAGCTGGTGGCCGCGATCGAGGAGGAAGGCTACCGGGCCCAGCCGCTCGGGTAG
- a CDS encoding metal-sensitive transcriptional regulator yields MKTRVHLHLDPDTRAEAQRRLKSVRGHVEGILRMLDEEGVYCVDVLKQIKAVEGALDKVGELILRSHLRDHVVTAAQRGDTDQIVDELMEVLKYR; encoded by the coding sequence ATGAAGACCCGCGTGCACCTGCACCTGGACCCCGACACCCGCGCCGAGGCACAGCGGCGGCTCAAGAGCGTGCGCGGCCACGTCGAAGGCATCCTGCGCATGCTCGACGAGGAGGGCGTCTACTGCGTGGACGTGCTCAAGCAGATCAAGGCCGTCGAGGGCGCGCTCGACAAGGTGGGCGAGCTCATCCTCAGGAGCCACCTGCGCGACCACGTGGTCACCGCCGCCCAGCGCGGCGACACCGACCAGATCGTCGACGAGCTGATGGAAGTCCTGAAGTACCGCTAG
- a CDS encoding TlpA family protein disulfide reductase encodes MRRIGLLGVGLLLVGAALATPVPPYRPPSEAIPFSGPLLGGGRFDLKAYLGQTPLVLNFWASWCGPCHREAEVLERFFREFAGRVAFVSVNVQDPSESARAFVERYGLSFPVVQDGGADVAWAYRVTGLPTTFFIDVDGRIRFVHQGPLLAEQLARYLERLLEPGGER; translated from the coding sequence ATGAGGCGAATCGGACTCCTGGGGGTGGGGTTGTTGCTCGTCGGCGCGGCCTTGGCCACGCCCGTTCCCCCGTACCGCCCGCCCAGCGAGGCGATCCCCTTTAGCGGTCCGCTGCTCGGCGGCGGCCGGTTCGACCTCAAAGCCTACCTGGGGCAGACCCCGCTGGTGCTCAACTTCTGGGCCAGCTGGTGCGGCCCCTGCCACCGGGAGGCCGAGGTGCTGGAGCGCTTCTTTCGCGAGTTCGCCGGCCGCGTCGCCTTCGTGAGCGTCAACGTCCAGGATCCGAGCGAGAGCGCCCGCGCCTTCGTGGAACGCTACGGGCTCAGCTTCCCGGTGGTGCAGGACGGCGGCGCCGACGTGGCCTGGGCCTACCGGGTCACCGGCCTGCCCACGACCTTCTTCATCGACGTCGACGGCCGCATCCGTTTCGTGCACCAGGGGCCGCTGCTGGCCGAGCAGCTCGCCCGCTACCTCGAGCGCCTGCTCGAACCCGGAGGAGAACGCTGA
- a CDS encoding TlpA family protein disulfide reductase, which yields MPSGRLLLPLVLALFGLAVAAVPGPTSWPAPPFAAERLDRPGAVLDLAETLGRRPIVLNFWASWCVPCRIEAPVLRDAERRYRGRVLFVGVNLQDTRKGARAFMETFFWTFPNVRDPRGAVARRYRVGGIPTTVFIDAGGRVVRVWTGPLDPERLEAFLRALIGTPEG from the coding sequence ATGCCGTCCGGCCGCCTCCTTCTGCCGCTCGTTCTCGCCCTGTTCGGCCTGGCCGTGGCCGCCGTGCCCGGCCCCACGTCGTGGCCCGCCCCGCCGTTCGCCGCCGAGCGGCTGGACCGGCCGGGGGCGGTGCTGGACCTCGCCGAAACGCTGGGGCGGCGGCCGATCGTGCTCAACTTCTGGGCCAGCTGGTGCGTGCCCTGCCGGATCGAGGCCCCGGTGCTGCGCGACGCGGAGCGGCGCTACCGGGGGCGCGTGCTCTTCGTGGGGGTCAACCTGCAGGACACCCGGAAAGGCGCGCGGGCCTTCATGGAGACGTTCTTCTGGACCTTCCCCAACGTTCGCGACCCCCGGGGCGCCGTGGCGCGGCGCTACCGCGTCGGCGGCATCCCCACCACCGTCTTCATCGACGCCGGGGGGCGGGTCGTGCGGGTGTGGACGGGCCCCCTCGACCCCGAGCGGCTCGAGGCCTTTTTGCGCGCTCTCATCGGGACGCCGGAGGGTTAA
- a CDS encoding fructosamine kinase family protein, whose protein sequence is MDPRELLNRAGLPPEGRAEPLAGGDMGRVWRLGPYVVKTHPNPPRGLFPAEARGLGALAAAGVRVPRVHWVGEEGIVLDYLPPGPADWAGLGQTIARLHAHSSARYGTDDPVFLGRFELPAGTRTDWTGFWVERRLLPLLQATRSALGELAGPLERFARAFDWPAEGPVLVHGDLWSGNVLMSAEGPALIDPSAWYGERAVDLAMMRLFGGFPEVFWSSYEAARPVPPEVREALPAYQLYFLLVHVHFFGSGYLSGVRRVLQHYGFL, encoded by the coding sequence ATGGACCCGAGGGAACTGCTTAACCGCGCCGGGCTGCCCCCCGAGGGCCGGGCCGAACCGCTGGCCGGCGGCGACATGGGGCGCGTCTGGCGGCTGGGGCCCTACGTCGTCAAGACCCATCCGAACCCGCCGCGGGGCCTCTTCCCCGCCGAGGCCCGGGGCCTCGGCGCGCTGGCCGCGGCGGGCGTGCGCGTGCCCCGGGTGCACTGGGTGGGCGAGGAGGGGATCGTGCTCGACTACCTGCCCCCCGGACCGGCGGACTGGGCGGGGTTGGGGCAAACGATCGCCCGTCTGCACGCGCACAGCAGCGCGCGCTACGGAACCGACGACCCCGTCTTCCTGGGGCGGTTCGAACTGCCCGCGGGAACGCGGACGGACTGGACCGGCTTCTGGGTGGAGCGGCGGCTGCTGCCGCTCCTGCAGGCAACCCGCAGCGCCCTGGGGGAACTGGCCGGGCCGCTGGAGCGTTTCGCGCGCGCCTTCGACTGGCCGGCCGAGGGTCCGGTCCTCGTGCACGGCGACCTGTGGAGCGGCAACGTACTGATGAGCGCCGAGGGCCCGGCGCTGATCGACCCCTCGGCCTGGTACGGCGAGCGCGCCGTGGATCTGGCGATGATGCGGCTCTTCGGCGGGTTTCCCGAGGTCTTCTGGTCGAGCTACGAAGCGGCGCGGCCCGTTCCGCCGGAGGTGCGCGAGGCGCTGCCCGCCTACCAGCTCTACTTTCTGCTGGTGCACGTGCACTTCTTCGGCTCGGGCTACCTTTCCGGGGTGCGCCGGGTGCTGCAGCACTACGGTTTCCTATAG
- a CDS encoding DUF4388 domain-containing protein, with translation MEGTFALLGPLDLLQLLARGGKKGVFQTLAPSGKGAVYLHGSRVTHAHWGGVVGEEAMMRVLLLKEGRFRFIEGAEADEVTLERDLDHYLLQAIRRLDDRVEVSPFDRVKFGQGGRVGHLTLNPDELALFTHLSKPISVLDLAVASEKPLRTVMTTLGHLARLGVIEVEHRAPHTARLTLAIKDPLPPYAHVDELLLSTWRLHYGRFDHVHVRVDNRTLSLPVRGAENLGGLLLLGTGQLIMHELQAGQTLMVWPALPHAGGA, from the coding sequence ATGGAAGGCACCTTCGCCCTGCTCGGACCGCTCGACCTGCTGCAGCTCCTCGCCCGCGGCGGGAAGAAAGGGGTGTTCCAGACCCTCGCCCCCTCGGGTAAGGGGGCCGTCTACCTGCACGGGAGCCGCGTCACCCACGCCCACTGGGGCGGGGTCGTGGGCGAGGAGGCGATGATGCGGGTCCTCCTGCTCAAGGAGGGCCGTTTTCGTTTCATCGAGGGCGCCGAGGCCGACGAGGTCACGCTCGAGCGCGACCTGGACCACTACCTGCTCCAGGCCATCCGCCGCCTCGACGACCGCGTCGAGGTCAGCCCCTTCGACCGGGTCAAGTTCGGCCAGGGCGGCCGCGTGGGGCACCTGACCCTCAACCCCGACGAGCTGGCCCTCTTCACCCACCTGAGCAAACCCATCTCGGTCCTCGACCTAGCCGTGGCCAGCGAGAAGCCGCTGCGCACGGTCATGACCACGCTGGGCCACCTCGCCCGCCTCGGCGTGATCGAGGTGGAGCACCGCGCCCCCCACACCGCCCGCCTCACGCTCGCCATCAAGGACCCGCTGCCCCCCTACGCCCACGTCGACGAGTTGCTGCTCTCGACCTGGCGGTTGCACTACGGCCGTTTCGACCACGTGCACGTGCGGGTGGACAACCGCACCCTCAGCCTCCCGGTGCGGGGCGCCGAGAACCTCGGCGGCCTCCTCCTCCTCGGCACCGGTCAGCTGATCATGCACGAACTGCAAGCCGGCCAGACCCTGATGGTCTGGCCGGCCCTGCCCCACGCCGGTGGGGCCTGA
- a CDS encoding low molecular weight protein-tyrosine-phosphatase translates to MPPTRVLFVCLGNICRSPLAEGAARKLVRERGLEDRFRFDSAGTAGYHEGEPYDPRVRKVLAAHDALFPHTARRITAEDYRAFDWILGMDEENLRDLRRMAPPGASARIALVTEPWGGGRVTDPYYESDWACEQTYLELEDLVGRWLERWSNGEDGPEGTA, encoded by the coding sequence ATGCCACCGACCCGCGTCCTTTTCGTCTGCCTGGGCAACATCTGCCGCAGCCCCCTCGCCGAGGGCGCGGCGCGCAAGCTCGTGCGCGAGCGCGGACTGGAGGACCGCTTCCGCTTCGACTCCGCGGGCACCGCCGGCTACCACGAGGGCGAGCCCTACGACCCGCGCGTGCGGAAGGTGCTCGCGGCCCACGACGCGCTCTTCCCGCACACCGCCCGCCGCATCACGGCGGAGGACTACCGCGCCTTCGACTGGATCCTGGGCATGGACGAGGAAAACCTGCGCGACCTCCGGCGCATGGCCCCGCCGGGTGCCTCGGCGCGCATCGCGCTCGTCACCGAGCCCTGGGGCGGCGGCCGGGTCACCGACCCCTACTACGAGAGCGATTGGGCCTGTGAGCAGACCTACCTCGAACTCGAGGACCTGGTGGGCCGCTGGCTCGAGCGCTGGTCGAACGGCGAAGATGGACCCGAGGGAACTGCTTAA
- a CDS encoding TlpA family protein disulfide reductase, whose translation MKRGLVLALALLQLAAWAAGPLGRPAPPFAGVTLDGARFDLSEHLGRRPIVLHFWASNCPPCRAEAPYWAQAQQAYGDRLLIVGVDVQDLPAMAREFVARYGWSFPNVQDGTAAVAAAYRITGKPTTVFVGIDGTVVGYHPGPYGNAAAFERDLLRLIRWRP comes from the coding sequence ATGAAACGCGGGCTCGTCCTCGCGCTGGCGTTGCTGCAGCTCGCGGCCTGGGCCGCCGGGCCCCTCGGCCGTCCGGCCCCGCCCTTTGCGGGCGTGACCCTGGACGGGGCGCGCTTCGATCTGTCCGAGCACCTGGGGCGGCGGCCGATCGTGCTGCACTTCTGGGCGAGCAACTGCCCGCCCTGCCGCGCCGAGGCCCCCTACTGGGCGCAGGCCCAGCAGGCCTACGGCGACCGGCTGCTCATCGTCGGCGTGGACGTGCAGGACCTCCCTGCGATGGCGCGGGAGTTCGTGGCCCGCTACGGCTGGAGCTTCCCCAACGTGCAAGACGGCACCGCCGCCGTGGCCGCGGCCTACCGGATAACGGGAAAGCCCACCACGGTCTTCGTCGGCATCGACGGCACCGTGGTGGGCTACCACCCAGGCCCCTACGGGAACGCCGCGGCCTTCGAGCGCGACCTGCTGCGGCTGATCCGCTGGCGGCCCTAG
- a CDS encoding TlpA disulfide reductase family protein: MDAVSLGPFVMPLDRLFTLLALAGFLATAELMARRLKRPFLSNWAWNAVFAGLVAARLGYVAGHWPIYREDLLSVLYFWQGGFAPLWGLLGGLAYTLAAFRGRLGELHLVLWPAAGGALVAAALFGIAAVKVPEQAELPDLTLTTLAGAPRNLADYRGQPVVINVWATWCPPCRREMPMLAQAETENPGVAFVFVNSGETEAQVRAFLDEEGLFFNHMLLDPGQRLIPRLNVIGYPTTFFFDRDGMLVARKTGELSRAALEDFLKRIR, translated from the coding sequence ATGGACGCCGTTTCGCTGGGCCCCTTCGTGATGCCGCTGGACCGCCTCTTCACCCTGCTGGCCCTCGCCGGCTTCCTCGCCACCGCCGAACTGATGGCGCGCAGGCTCAAGCGCCCCTTCCTTTCCAACTGGGCCTGGAACGCCGTCTTCGCCGGCCTGGTCGCCGCGCGGCTGGGCTACGTCGCCGGCCACTGGCCCATCTACCGCGAGGACCTGCTCAGCGTGCTCTACTTCTGGCAGGGCGGCTTCGCCCCGCTGTGGGGCCTGCTGGGCGGCCTCGCCTACACCCTCGCGGCGTTCCGCGGACGCCTGGGGGAGCTGCACCTCGTCCTCTGGCCGGCGGCGGGCGGCGCCCTCGTCGCCGCGGCGCTCTTCGGCATCGCCGCGGTCAAGGTGCCCGAACAGGCCGAGCTGCCCGACCTGACCCTGACGACCCTCGCGGGCGCGCCGCGCAACCTCGCCGACTACCGCGGCCAGCCCGTGGTGATCAACGTCTGGGCGACCTGGTGCCCCCCCTGCCGCCGCGAGATGCCGATGCTGGCCCAGGCCGAGACGGAGAACCCCGGGGTCGCCTTCGTCTTCGTCAACAGCGGCGAAACCGAGGCCCAGGTGCGCGCCTTCCTCGACGAAGAAGGGTTGTTCTTCAACCACATGCTCCTGGACCCGGGCCAGCGGCTGATCCCCCGCCTGAACGTGATCGGCTACCCCACGACCTTCTTCTTCGACCGCGACGGGATGCTGGTGGCGCGCAAGACCGGGGAGCTCAGCCGCGCCGCCCTGGAGGACTTCCTGAAGCGCATCCGCTGA